GCAGCAGACGGCGGCCGGGCGAGAGGGACGCGGGCAGGGCCACGCGGTCCGTGTACGGCATCCCGGTCACCGCCGCCGTCCAGCCGTCCTTGTCCACCGCCAGCGCCCGGCCGCCGAGCTTGGCGAGCAGCGGCGCCGCCACCGCACGCAGGCGCTCCAGCGAGGTCAGGTGCACCTCCCGCAGCCGGGCCTCGGCGAGTTTGGCCACCGCGTTCACCCACGCGAGCGTCGCCGGATGCATCGTCTCCAGCGGGCCGCTGACATCCACGACCCCGATCAGCCGGCCGTCACGCGGGTCCGTGATCGGTGCGCCCGTACACGTCCAGGAGGCGTGGGAGCGTACGAAGTGCTCGGACGCGAACACCTGCACGGGCTGCCGGGTCACCGCCGGGGTGCCCACGCCGTTCGTGCCGACGACGCCCTCCCCCCAGTCCGCGCCGAGTTCAAAACCCAGCCCGTCCGCCTTGCGCAGCACCGGCGAACAGCCCTCGCGCCACAGCACCCGCCCGTCCGCGTCCGCGACGACCATGATGTGCTGGGCGACGTCCGCGACCGACAGCAGGCCCTCGCGCAGCACCGGCAGCACGTGCCGCAGCGGCGAGTCGCGGCGCCGCCGCTCGATCTCGTCCCGGCCGAGCAGATCGGCCCGGAAGTCGTGGTCGGGATCGACCCCGCTGCGCAGCATGCGCCCCCATGACGCCTCGATCACCGGGCGCGGTGGCAGGGGAGCCCGCTGTCCCGCGAGCGTGGCGCTGCGCACTTCGCTGAGCACGCGCGCCGCCTGCGCGGCGTCCCGGGTGACGAGCCACGAGACGTTTTTCGCCGAGTGCGCCACGGGAACCTCCGGAAACCTGACCGTTCCGTCAGCCGTTTCCGGTCAGAACGCCCGGACCCGTGGTGACGGTGGTGCTCATACTGCCGCTTGCCGGTGACGGAGGGGCACACTCCGGCCACGCGAATGTGACGAAGAGGCGCGTGCCGGTGTCGGCTGAGGCGTCCGGAGGCGAACGAGGCGTCACAAGAGGCGCGGCACGTTGCAACCCCTTGCAACCCTGGCGGCGGGCATATGAGGTGATTGAAACTTGTGCAACGCCGCCGCGGCGGCGTCCGCGCTCCTTGACCGGGGCCAGGAGAGTGGGGGTGGTGCCGTGTCGGCGCAGCACCACCCCCGCGCCATGCGCCCTGGGGGGGCGCCGGTGACGCGTCAGGCGACCGGACGCGCCCGTTCCACCGCGGTGGCCAGATCCAGGCTGTGCGGCAGCGTGCCGAAGGCCGTGCCCCAGTCCCCGCCCAGGCGGGAGGCGCAGAAGGCGTCGGCGACCTCCGGGGGCGCGTACTGGACCAGCAGCGCCCCCTGGAGCACCAGCGCGATCCGTTCCACCAGGCGACGAGCCCGCGCCTCGATGCCCTCCAGGTCGGCGAGTTCGGTGAGCAGGTTCTTGATCGCGCCGTCCAGCCGGTGATCGGCGCCGCGCGCCCGCCCGACCTCCTGGAGGTAGGCGTTCAAGGCGTGCGGTTCGCGCTGGAGCGCACGCAGCACATCGAGCGCCTGGACGTTGCCCGCGCCCTCCCAGATGGAGTTGAGCGGCGACTCGCGCAACAGCCGGGGCATACCGGACTCCTCGACGTAACCGTTGCCGCCCAGGCACTCCGACGCCTCCGCCACCACCGGCGTGCAGCGCTTGGTCACCCAGTACTTGGCGGCCGGCACCGCGAGCCGCAGGAACGCCCGCTCCTGCTCGCTCCCGTCGTCGTACGCCGCCGCGAGCCGCAGCCCCAGCACCGTCGCCGCCTCCGACTCCAGGGCCAGATCGGCCAGCACGTTGCGCATCAGCGGCTTGTCGAGGAGCCTGCCGCCGAACGCCTCCCGGTAGGTGCAGTGGTGGATCGCCTGCGCCACCGCCTGCCGCATCAGCGACGCCGAGCCGAGAACGCAGTCGAGCCTCGTCGCCGCGACCATCTCGATGATGGTGCGCACCCCGCGTCCCTCGTCGCCGACGCGGCGCGCCCAGGTGCCGTCGAACTCGACCTCGCTGGAGGCGTTGGACCGGTTGCCGAGCTTGTCCTTCAGCCGCTGGATCATGAACACGTTCCGCGTGCCGTCCTCCAGCACGCGCGGCACGAGGAAACAGGTGAGCCCGCCCGGCGCCTGCGCCAGCACCAGGAACCCGTCCGACATGGGCGCCGAGCAGAACCACTTGTGCCCCGTCAGCTCGTACGTCCCGTCCTCGGCCAGCGGCCGGGCCTCGGTCGTGTTGGCGCGTACGTCGCTGCCGCCCTGCTTCTCCGTCATGCCCATGCCGAAGATGACACCGGCCTTCTGAGCGGCGGGACGCAGACCCCGTTCGTAGACCATCGAGGTCAGCCGGGGCTCCCACTCGGCGGCGAGCACCGGATCCGTGCGCAGGGCGGGCACCGCGGCATGGGTCATCGACAGCGGACAGCCGTGGCCCGCCTCGGCCTGCGTCCAGACCACGAACGCCGCCGCCCGGCGCACATGCCCGCCCGGGCGCGCCCAGGCCGCCGTCAGCCCGGCGGCGACCCCCTTGCCCAGCAGCCGGTGCCAGGCCGGATGGAAGTCGACCTCGTCGATACGGTTGCCGTAGCGGTCGTGGCTCCGCAGCCTCGGCGGGTACTCGTTGGCCTGCACCCCCCACTCCTGCGCCTGGACGGAGCCGGCGCTGCGCCCGAGCGCCGACAACTCGGCACGGGCCTCGTCGAGGAGCGTGGGGTCCAGATGCCGCTCGACGGCCTCCAGGAGAGCGCGGTCGGCGGTGAAGACGTCATATGCGACCAGCGGCGGAGCCTGGTTGGTCACGTTGTGCGTGCTGGCTGCCATGTGACGAAACTACCCGCCGGTACGCCGCCGGTCACCCGAATGGGCAAGGTGCCACGCCGCGTCCCTCGCGGCTGCCTCACCAGGGGATGAGCGTGGGCCCGTACGGCGGATACGGTTAAGGCGTGCAGTCAGCAGCAAGTGAAACCCCCGAGCAGCCGTCCGGTCGGCTCCACCGGGCGCGTGCCCTCTACCGGAATGTCTCCAAGCGCAGGACCGCCTGGCTGTTGCTGAAGGACACGGTCAACTCCTGCATGGAGTACCGCATTCTGGGTCTCGCGGCCGAGGCGGCGTTCTTCACGCTGCTGTCCGTGCCGCCGCTGCTGCTGAGCCTCATCGGGCTGCTCGGATACGTCGACGACTGGACCGGCGCCGACACCATCCAGAGCCTGGAGAACAACCTCCTGGAGGCGTCTCGCACCGTTCTGTCCGACAAGGGTGTCACGGAGATCGCCCAGCCGATCCTGCACGACGTGATGAAGGGCGGCCGCCCCGACGTCATCTCCATCGGCTTCCTGTTCGCCCTGTGGTCCGGCTCGCGGGCCGTGAACGTCTTCATCGACACGATCACGGTGATGTACGGGCTCGACGGCACCCGGGGCATCGTCAAGACCCGGCTGCTCGCCTTCGTCCTCTTCATCGTGGCGCTGCTGATCGGCTCGGTCGCGCTGCCGCTGATGGTGGCGGGGCCGGACGCGGTGGTGAACATCGTGCCCTGGTCGACGACGGTGGTGCAGGTCCTGTACTGGCCGGTGGTCATCGTTCTGTCGGTCGTGTTCCTGACAACGCTGTACCACGTGTCGGTGCCGGTGCGCTCCCCCTGGGTGGAGGACGTACCCGGTGCCCTGGTGGCGCTCGCGATGTGGGTGCTGGGCAGCTTCCTCCTGCGCATCTACCTCACGCACACGGTCGAGGGGCCGACCATCTACGGTTCGCTGGCCGCGCCCGTCGCCGTGCTGCTGTGGATCGGTGTGTCCGCCTTCGCGGTCCTCGTCGGCGCCGCCGTCAACGCGGCGATCGACCGGGTGTGGCCGGCCGCGGCGACGGCGGCCGCGCGCGCGGAGAACGAGCGGCTGCGCCAGGAGCAGGCCGCGGAGTACGTGGCATGGGCGGCCGCGGCCCGTGTCGCCGACCCCGAGGACCCGGACATGCCGTCCGAGTTCCCGGAGCGCTGGTCCCGCTTCCTGCCCCCGGAGGACGTCACCTCCCGCCTGCGGACGAATGTGCGCAGCGCCCACCAGCAGCCACAACACGCACCTCGGCAGCCGCACAAGGGGGAGGGTGAGGGGGACTGAGCGGGCGGCTGCCGGGCGATGGGACTGTGTGGGCGGCTGCCGGGCGATGGGACTGTGTGGGCGGCTGCCGGGCGATGGGGCTGTCTGCGCGGGTGCCGGCCGGCGGGACTGTGCGGCAGGCTGCCGGGCCGACGTGAGGTCCTCGCGCCGGCCGGCAGCCGTGCGGCGGTCACGCCTTCCACACCCCCGCCGCCGCGTTCTCCCGGGCGAAGTCCGTGAAGTCGCG
The Streptomyces sp. CGMCC 4.7035 DNA segment above includes these coding regions:
- a CDS encoding GAF domain-containing protein translates to MAHSAKNVSWLVTRDAAQAARVLSEVRSATLAGQRAPLPPRPVIEASWGRMLRSGVDPDHDFRADLLGRDEIERRRRDSPLRHVLPVLREGLLSVADVAQHIMVVADADGRVLWREGCSPVLRKADGLGFELGADWGEGVVGTNGVGTPAVTRQPVQVFASEHFVRSHASWTCTGAPITDPRDGRLIGVVDVSGPLETMHPATLAWVNAVAKLAEARLREVHLTSLERLRAVAAPLLAKLGGRALAVDKDGWTAAVTGMPYTDRVALPASLSPGRRLLPALGPCAVEPLPGGWLIRAVDAPSPQRTTRIVLDVAHPRRWSVTVFGDTGSWTHELSPRHAELLFLLALHRAGRTAAALAADVFGDPARTVTVRAEMSRVRRYLGAFLEHRPYRFCESANVEVLTPDDPRDLLPHSMAPGVVRARGPLLGLGETWEAAARTR
- a CDS encoding acyl-CoA dehydrogenase family protein; the protein is MAASTHNVTNQAPPLVAYDVFTADRALLEAVERHLDPTLLDEARAELSALGRSAGSVQAQEWGVQANEYPPRLRSHDRYGNRIDEVDFHPAWHRLLGKGVAAGLTAAWARPGGHVRRAAAFVVWTQAEAGHGCPLSMTHAAVPALRTDPVLAAEWEPRLTSMVYERGLRPAAQKAGVIFGMGMTEKQGGSDVRANTTEARPLAEDGTYELTGHKWFCSAPMSDGFLVLAQAPGGLTCFLVPRVLEDGTRNVFMIQRLKDKLGNRSNASSEVEFDGTWARRVGDEGRGVRTIIEMVAATRLDCVLGSASLMRQAVAQAIHHCTYREAFGGRLLDKPLMRNVLADLALESEAATVLGLRLAAAYDDGSEQERAFLRLAVPAAKYWVTKRCTPVVAEASECLGGNGYVEESGMPRLLRESPLNSIWEGAGNVQALDVLRALQREPHALNAYLQEVGRARGADHRLDGAIKNLLTELADLEGIEARARRLVERIALVLQGALLVQYAPPEVADAFCASRLGGDWGTAFGTLPHSLDLATAVERARPVA
- a CDS encoding YihY/virulence factor BrkB family protein; amino-acid sequence: MQSAASETPEQPSGRLHRARALYRNVSKRRTAWLLLKDTVNSCMEYRILGLAAEAAFFTLLSVPPLLLSLIGLLGYVDDWTGADTIQSLENNLLEASRTVLSDKGVTEIAQPILHDVMKGGRPDVISIGFLFALWSGSRAVNVFIDTITVMYGLDGTRGIVKTRLLAFVLFIVALLIGSVALPLMVAGPDAVVNIVPWSTTVVQVLYWPVVIVLSVVFLTTLYHVSVPVRSPWVEDVPGALVALAMWVLGSFLLRIYLTHTVEGPTIYGSLAAPVAVLLWIGVSAFAVLVGAAVNAAIDRVWPAAATAAARAENERLRQEQAAEYVAWAAAARVADPEDPDMPSEFPERWSRFLPPEDVTSRLRTNVRSAHQQPQHAPRQPHKGEGEGD